From a region of the Candidatus Spechtbacterales bacterium genome:
- a CDS encoding class F sortase, producing MKTFLRKQLFLIIVAGFVFGLFGFLYSAGSFNQKSVSLNSIQSDTELLAVNTTTPDQQEQTNSQPPVRLKIPSINVDAAIEHVGITPEGAMDVPKARDNVAWFSLGTSPGENGSAVIAGHRGYKVGGAAFDDLNKLRKGDKLHVENTLGESVSFVVRESRVYDAGAYAPEVFTSDNGIHLNLVTCVGVWDESRKIYTERLVIFTDRIE from the coding sequence ATGAAAACTTTTTTGAGAAAACAATTGTTTTTAATCATAGTTGCGGGATTTGTATTCGGCCTGTTTGGTTTTTTGTATTCTGCCGGTAGCTTCAATCAAAAATCGGTTTCGTTGAATTCGATCCAGAGCGATACGGAGCTACTCGCTGTAAATACGACTACTCCGGATCAGCAGGAACAAACGAATAGCCAACCTCCGGTACGTTTGAAGATTCCAAGTATCAATGTCGATGCCGCAATCGAGCATGTAGGCATCACACCCGAGGGAGCAATGGATGTACCTAAGGCGCGTGACAATGTTGCATGGTTTTCTCTAGGGACCAGTCCCGGAGAGAATGGTAGTGCTGTTATTGCAGGTCACCGCGGTTATAAAGTTGGGGGGGCAGCCTTTGATGATTTAAATAAATTACGCAAAGGGGATAAGTTGCATGTCGAAAATACATTAGGAGAATCTGTTTCTTTTGTAGTTCGGGAGAGTCGCGTCTATGATGCAGGGGCCTACGCTCCCGAGGTTTTTACGTCCGATAATGGTATACATCTTAATCTTGTTACCTGTGTCGGCGTTTGGGATGAATCCAGAAAAATTTACACCGAACGATTGGTAATATTTACTGATAGGATAGAGTAA